The Dehalococcoidales bacterium DNA segment CCGGCATGAGAAACCCCACTGAGGCCGGCGGCCCATCCATCCGTGGAACACTGGATATCAACCTCCGCCTGGTGCGCCGCATCCATGTTAATAAAATCTGGGACGGCTTCCTGGAGGGTACCGCCGGCGGCTACCCCGCCGATATCAAGGCGGCCTGGTTTGCCGGTGGTAATCCGCTGAACCAGCGCGGCAACGCCAACAAGGGCGTCAGGGCACTGAAGGGCCTGGAGTTCCTCGCCGTCCAGGATATCTTCCTGACTCCGACGGCCAGATATGCGGATATTGTCCTGCCGGTGAAGACCTTCGCCGAGAAGAACGACCTCACCCGGCCGTGGCCCTCCGGACCCTATTTCACCTACGCCAACCAGGTAATCGAACCGATGGGTGAGTGCAAAACTGACTGGGAAATCGGCAACCTGCTCGCTGAGAAGCTGGGCTTCGAGGACTTCAACGACAAGACTGAAGACGAATGGCTGCGTACATTCATCGCTACGAACCCGGAGTACCAGCAGCACATCACCGACTACGATAAGTTCAAGCGGGAAGCTATACACCGCGTAAAAATTGATGAACCGTATATTGCTTTCAAGGCCCAGATTGAAGACCCTGAGAACAATCCGTTTAGCACACCATCGGGCAAGATAGAGATATTCTCACAGCGACTGGCGGACCTTGACGACCCGCACACTCCACCCGTTCCGAAGTATATCGCAGACGGGCGGGAAGACAGATACAACCCGCTGGCAGCAAAGTACCCGCTCCAGCTCCTCACGCCGCATCCGCGGGTGAGGGTCCACTCCACTCTCCAGAACGTGGACTGGCTGGTCGAGGTAGACCCCCACGTGATGTGGATTAATCCCGCCGACGCCGAACCCCGGGGTATCCGGGACGGTGAAGAGGTCTATGTATTCAATGACCGCGGTAAACTGGTTATCAAGGCCTGGGTTACCCGGCGCATTATCCCCGGCGTCATCTGCATCTATGAAGGCGCCTGGTTCAATCCGGACGACGAGGGTATCGACCGCGGCGGTTGTACAAATACTGTTACCGATGATGTTTATTCACCAGGTGGCGCGGCCATACTGAAGACGGCACTCGTCGAAGTAAACAAGGCCTAACGGGATGCTGGAAAAAGGGAGTCCAGAGGGGGTGCCCATTCTGATGGGCCTGCCCCTTCCTAGGGGCGCCCCCTTCTGTCAGGGGTCTGG contains these protein-coding regions:
- a CDS encoding molybdopterin-dependent oxidoreductase; protein product: MSTQETSLADGEHIVLCTSAFDCGGRCPLRVHVKDGVITRIEGDDYEDEENQLRACWRGRAYRHWIYHPDRLLYPMKRVGERGKGEFERISWDEAMDTIVRELTRIKEIYGNSAFFLGGGGHLGALHSAGSLRKALSMFGGFTSSYGNISSEGAVWAVMSSYGDVMVGHSREDLLNSKLIILWGWDPVRMVSGTDTIYNLTKAREAGIPIISIDPRYHDSAATLAAEWIPIIPGTDAAMMAAMANVIIKENLQDQAFLDKYSVGFDKFSEYVLGIEDGVEKTPAWAEAICGVPAQRIVDLARQYATTKPACLMDCQGPARAAYGEQYNRCAITLTTMTGNIGKPGGSACGGLMGIPYGHMFRSAGVPGMRNPTEAGGPSIRGTLDINLRLVRRIHVNKIWDGFLEGTAGGYPADIKAAWFAGGNPLNQRGNANKGVRALKGLEFLAVQDIFLTPTARYADIVLPVKTFAEKNDLTRPWPSGPYFTYANQVIEPMGECKTDWEIGNLLAEKLGFEDFNDKTEDEWLRTFIATNPEYQQHITDYDKFKREAIHRVKIDEPYIAFKAQIEDPENNPFSTPSGKIEIFSQRLADLDDPHTPPVPKYIADGREDRYNPLAAKYPLQLLTPHPRVRVHSTLQNVDWLVEVDPHVMWINPADAEPRGIRDGEEVYVFNDRGKLVIKAWVTRRIIPGVICIYEGAWFNPDDEGIDRGGCTNTVTDDVYSPGGAAILKTALVEVNKA